In Leisingera sp. S132, a single genomic region encodes these proteins:
- a CDS encoding class I SAM-dependent methyltransferase yields MKFDPRRLAAVARAGGSAAPDPMEPFTYADFGCGYGLTVIMLAQALPHGQFFGIDLMPEHMEAAQAYARQLGVKNVTFIASAFEEIQAHALPPLDFAVAHGILSWVAPEVRRSLRRIVSSSLKPQGLFAASYNLGSSERLSIPQVRSLMVEAIARGVPEDTALQQGVEMMQYAHGGAAGQFLGAGESDQLAYLRHEYLSQNWSCFSHLQVASEMAEDGLMFRGPYLSDACLVPVGERALPIADPLYWEDVNALREKNTFALSLFSRMDAGESGPQPAKQMPSGYLTLLPSVANLLVGEGFHTVFDAMGKSSAPHPGIPLTAIGRRAADAYSQNALARMLHNSSFVAFSNRPFQPSAGDGQRAFVLSDEVREQIARHESILPMNRTLICPGTQTVVSPLHDLPWLVLTHCSDLPVDHYAEVLLQLPGIRTMLAYPTYTSRDGLSSLLHAWHSRWAPWLAAQGVLAFK; encoded by the coding sequence ATGAAGTTTGATCCCCGTCGGCTGGCCGCGGTGGCGCGGGCAGGCGGGAGTGCTGCGCCGGACCCGATGGAGCCGTTCACCTATGCCGACTTCGGGTGCGGGTACGGGCTGACGGTTATCATGCTTGCGCAAGCTTTGCCGCATGGCCAGTTCTTTGGAATTGATCTGATGCCGGAGCACATGGAGGCCGCACAGGCCTATGCCCGCCAGCTGGGGGTCAAAAATGTCACCTTCATTGCCTCTGCCTTTGAAGAGATTCAGGCGCACGCTTTGCCGCCGCTGGATTTTGCCGTGGCGCATGGCATTCTCAGCTGGGTGGCGCCGGAAGTGCGCCGCTCGTTGCGGCGCATCGTTTCCAGCAGCCTGAAGCCGCAAGGCCTGTTCGCCGCAAGCTATAACCTGGGGTCCTCCGAACGCCTGAGCATCCCGCAAGTCCGCAGCTTGATGGTGGAGGCCATCGCGCGAGGCGTGCCTGAAGATACAGCATTGCAGCAAGGCGTGGAAATGATGCAGTACGCCCATGGCGGTGCGGCAGGCCAATTCCTGGGCGCTGGTGAGAGCGACCAGCTCGCCTATCTGCGGCACGAATACCTTAGCCAGAACTGGAGCTGTTTTTCGCACCTGCAGGTGGCCTCGGAAATGGCGGAAGACGGGCTGATGTTCCGCGGCCCGTATCTGTCCGATGCCTGCCTTGTTCCGGTAGGCGAACGGGCGTTGCCCATTGCTGATCCGCTGTACTGGGAGGACGTTAACGCGCTGCGTGAGAAGAACACCTTTGCCTTGTCGCTGTTTTCTCGAATGGACGCAGGAGAGTCCGGTCCGCAGCCAGCAAAACAGATGCCGTCGGGGTATCTGACACTGCTCCCCAGTGTAGCAAATTTGCTCGTTGGAGAAGGGTTCCATACAGTATTTGACGCGATGGGGAAATCTTCTGCACCGCATCCGGGCATTCCTCTTACGGCGATTGGCCGCCGTGCAGCAGATGCCTATTCGCAGAATGCGCTGGCCCGTATGCTGCACAACAGCAGCTTCGTGGCGTTTTCGAACAGACCTTTCCAGCCGTCTGCAGGTGATGGCCAGAGAGCCTTTGTTCTCTCGGATGAGGTGCGGGAACAGATTGCGCGCCATGAAAGCATCCTGCCGATGAACCGGACCCTGATTTGCCCGGGTACCCAGACAGTGGTTTCTCCGCTGCACGACCTGCCATGGCTGGTGCTGACCCATTGTTCTGACCTGCCGGTTGACCATTACGCCGAGGTGCTGCTTCAGCTGCCGGGTATCCGCACCATGCTGGCTTATCCGACCTACACATCCAGAGACGGACTTTCTTCGCTGCTCCATGCCTGGCACTCCCGCTGGGCGCCTTGGCTGGCTGCGCAGGGTGTACTGGCCTTCAAATAA